The proteins below come from a single candidate division WOR-3 bacterium genomic window:
- a CDS encoding PTS sugar transporter subunit IIA: MEKTQKSIGEGGKQLTISSLLRPERINLNLKSRKKPEVLRELISLIKTGKEADMLLETILTREELGSTGIGRGIGIPHCRSLLIDKLELAVGRSKSGVDFNAIDKKPVHFFFLIVAPPQDPGNQYLIILGRVAMICQELVKKKQYMKPQTPEELIELIKSLEEKL, translated from the coding sequence ATGGAAAAAACACAAAAATCAATAGGCGAAGGAGGTAAGCAATTGACCATTAGTTCATTGCTTAGACCAGAACGAATAAACCTAAATCTAAAGTCGCGCAAAAAACCCGAGGTCTTACGAGAACTAATCAGTCTGATTAAGACCGGCAAAGAAGCTGATATGCTTTTAGAGACAATTCTTACCCGGGAAGAATTGGGCTCCACGGGGATTGGTAGGGGGATCGGTATCCCCCACTGTCGGTCCCTCCTAATTGACAAATTAGAGTTGGCCGTTGGCCGATCCAAATCTGGGGTTGATTTCAATGCTATCGACAAAAAACCAGTGCATTTTTTCTTTTTAATTGTGGCTCCGCCTCAAGACCCGGGCAATCAATACCTTATTATACTGGGACGAGTCGCAATGATCTGCCAAGAATTAGTCAAGAAAAAACAATACATGAAACCCCAAACCCCAGAGGAGTTAATTGAGTTAATTAAAAGTCTTGAAGAAAAGTTATGA
- the argS gene encoding arginine--tRNA ligase, with the protein MTVKQQIAEIIKEAVGEIPPQHEIEFLNKPELGDYASNIAFLLSRKENKAPIEIAQNLKPKLTDCSIFKKVEVASPGFINFTLSREYLLKTLINASAEDYGKINLGNGIRVLVEYISANPTGPLNVVQARAGAFGNALVNLLKFVNYDVNSEYYINDKGTQIEVLYNSLLARLNTIKGIPTPIPENGYPGEYLLDIAQKILKNNIPEEYWRSFLLQEIITWQKNSLLRMGINFDNFVRESSYHPLHSLILEKLKPYTYYHDGALWFKSQEFGDTEDRVLITANARPTYFLTDIAYHYDKFNRGYELLINIWGPDHHGYIPRMKGALKALGFDPNHLIIIIAQQVSLLRNREKISMSKRAGEYITLDEVLSEIGPDALKFFLLMRRASQHLEFDLALAQKTSEENPVYYVQYAYTRINSILRNAQEKSFPSNQNPDLELLTSSYEESLIKLILHFPDVILESAKHFEPHHLVYYLLTLANTFHKYYENVRVLDENPTLAGARLYLCQIISRVIKTALTILGVSAPERM; encoded by the coding sequence ATGACAGTTAAACAGCAAATTGCCGAAATTATTAAAGAAGCAGTAGGTGAAATCCCACCCCAACACGAAATAGAGTTTTTAAACAAACCCGAGCTGGGCGATTATGCTTCAAACATTGCGTTTTTATTGTCACGTAAAGAAAATAAAGCACCCATTGAAATCGCGCAAAATTTAAAGCCCAAATTAACCGATTGTTCAATTTTTAAGAAAGTTGAAGTAGCATCCCCGGGGTTTATCAATTTTACTTTAAGTCGAGAATACTTGTTAAAAACTCTTATAAACGCTAGCGCTGAAGATTATGGAAAAATTAATTTAGGTAATGGTATACGGGTGCTTGTCGAGTATATCTCAGCTAATCCCACAGGCCCCTTAAATGTTGTTCAGGCTCGGGCTGGGGCTTTTGGTAATGCTTTGGTAAATTTATTAAAATTTGTAAATTATGATGTAAACTCTGAATATTATATAAACGATAAAGGCACCCAAATTGAGGTCTTATACAATTCTCTTTTAGCCCGTCTCAACACTATAAAAGGAATACCAACCCCGATACCAGAAAACGGCTATCCAGGGGAATATCTCTTAGATATTGCCCAGAAAATTCTAAAAAATAATATCCCTGAAGAGTATTGGCGTAGCTTTCTATTACAAGAAATTATTACCTGGCAGAAAAATTCTTTACTCCGGATGGGTATCAATTTTGATAACTTTGTTCGTGAAAGTTCGTATCATCCGTTGCATTCTTTAATTTTAGAAAAGCTCAAGCCCTATACTTATTATCACGACGGTGCATTATGGTTTAAATCTCAAGAATTCGGCGATACCGAAGATCGCGTGCTAATTACTGCCAATGCGCGTCCAACATATTTCTTGACCGATATTGCCTATCATTATGATAAATTTAATCGGGGCTATGAACTCTTAATTAATATTTGGGGACCGGACCACCATGGTTATATTCCGCGTATGAAAGGCGCCCTTAAGGCATTAGGCTTTGACCCAAATCATTTAATAATTATTATCGCCCAACAAGTCTCACTGCTTCGCAATCGAGAAAAAATTTCAATGTCAAAACGGGCCGGTGAATATATTACCCTAGACGAGGTACTATCAGAAATTGGCCCTGATGCCTTAAAATTTTTCTTACTGATGCGCCGGGCCTCGCAACACTTAGAATTTGATTTGGCACTAGCTCAAAAAACTTCCGAAGAAAATCCGGTTTATTATGTACAATATGCCTATACTAGAATCAATAGTATTCTCCGTAATGCTCAAGAAAAGTCTTTTCCATCAAACCAAAACCCTGATCTAGAGCTGCTTACTTCATCTTATGAAGAATCTCTGATCAAACTCATATTGCATTTCCCCGATGTCATTTTAGAATCAGCTAAACATTTTGAACCTCATCACTTAGTCTATTATCTACTCACCCTTGCTAATACTTTTCATAAATATTATGAAAATGTCCGAGTGCTTGACGAAAATCCGACGCTGGCTGGCGCTCGACTCTATTTGTGTCAAATAATTAGTCGAGTAATAAAAACTGCGTTAACAATACTTGGAGTTTCGGCACCAGAACGGATGTAA
- the rsfS gene encoding ribosome silencing factor has translation MTKNRNSTKVTTRKKINLAIKSILEKKGADVVLLDLRRRSPITNYFIICTATSQPHAQAICNEIYAKLKKNSVLPHHLEGVTNGQWVVLDYWDFIVHIFQPETRAYYQLEMLWGDAPKKRYDS, from the coding sequence ATGACGAAAAACCGGAATTCAACTAAAGTTACAACTCGTAAAAAAATCAATCTGGCGATAAAAAGTATTTTAGAAAAAAAGGGGGCCGATGTGGTGCTCTTGGATTTAAGACGCCGCTCACCGATTACGAATTATTTTATTATCTGTACTGCTACCTCGCAGCCCCATGCTCAAGCAATTTGTAATGAAATATATGCAAAGTTAAAAAAAAACTCTGTCTTGCCACATCACCTTGAAGGAGTAACGAATGGCCAGTGGGTAGTATTAGACTACTGGGATTTTATCGTGCATATTTTCCAGCCAGAAACTCGAGCCTATTATCAATTAGAAATGCTTTGGGGTGATGCCCCTAAAAAGAGATATGACAGTTAA
- a CDS encoding LytR C-terminal domain-containing protein, translating to MKKIIGIFVGLIILIVIIGWFLINHYGFFSLNPQPVDYGRRNKIRLEIINCSGTPEMAKKAQSYLRKLGFDVYDIKNAKRTIDKTTIIERVDSKLTNASEIADAISITKKTTIFSLHKKILPEIKLHIDSTLYLEATVVLGKDAELFFSNQKVYEADSIIIK from the coding sequence ATGAAAAAAATTATTGGGATTTTTGTCGGATTAATAATTTTAATTGTAATTATCGGCTGGTTTTTGATAAACCATTATGGTTTTTTCAGTTTAAATCCCCAACCGGTTGATTATGGCCGTCGAAATAAAATTCGACTGGAAATTATTAACTGTTCGGGAACACCAGAAATGGCTAAAAAAGCTCAAAGCTATTTAAGAAAATTGGGGTTCGATGTTTACGACATTAAAAATGCTAAACGAACGATTGATAAAACTACAATTATTGAACGAGTTGACTCCAAATTGACTAATGCCTCAGAAATTGCTGATGCTATAAGTATTACTAAAAAAACCACTATATTTTCTTTACACAAAAAAATCCTTCCAGAAATAAAGCTCCATATTGATTCTACTCTGTATCTAGAAGCTACGGTAGTTTTAGGAAAAGACGCTGAACTTTTTTTCTCGAACCAAAAAGTTTATGAGGCCGACTCAATAATTATTAAGTGA
- a CDS encoding NTP transferase domain-containing protein produces MTGIILAAGQSKRMGLAHSKVLLSINNRPVLSYIIELAQNAQLDPILVVVSPRHQDIQERFKNYPVKFVIQEIARGTADAVKCCDDHLKSSTDIIVLYGDTPLLKLNTILRLKQLYQKEKPDCIILTTFLTQPHGYGRILRNDSGELMGIIEESDASEEIKKITEINVGVYAFYYPTLKPILNAIKPNPRNGEYYLTSAVNELIKDHYKVISVSTEDPNECLGINTPADFERVKKLIETKDNS; encoded by the coding sequence ATGACCGGAATAATTCTGGCGGCGGGGCAAAGTAAACGAATGGGACTAGCCCATTCTAAGGTCCTGCTGTCCATTAATAATCGGCCCGTCCTCAGCTACATAATTGAATTAGCCCAAAATGCCCAGCTCGATCCCATTCTAGTAGTTGTCTCCCCGCGCCACCAAGACATCCAAGAGAGGTTTAAAAATTATCCGGTAAAATTTGTCATCCAAGAGATAGCCCGAGGTACAGCTGATGCAGTCAAGTGTTGCGATGATCACTTAAAATCCTCGACGGATATTATTGTGCTTTACGGCGATACACCCCTATTAAAATTAAACACTATCTTACGCTTAAAGCAGTTATATCAAAAGGAAAAGCCGGATTGTATTATTTTAACAACGTTTTTAACCCAGCCACACGGTTATGGTCGAATTTTACGAAATGACAGTGGCGAGCTTATGGGAATAATCGAAGAAAGTGATGCCTCAGAAGAAATAAAAAAAATTACTGAGATCAATGTTGGGGTTTATGCATTCTACTATCCAACTCTAAAACCAATACTTAATGCCATTAAACCCAACCCTCGGAATGGCGAATACTATTTAACAAGCGCCGTGAATGAATTAATAAAAGATCACTACAAAGTTATCTCGGTTTCTACTGAAGATCCTAACGAATGTCTAGGAATAAACACGCCAGCTGATTTCGAACGTGTAAAAAAACTCATTGAAACTAAAGATAACAGTTAA
- the panD gene encoding aspartate 1-decarboxylase, with translation MLRIIVKSKIHRLKITEKNLYYEGSLTIDEELLQKADIAENEMVQVINLNTGARFETYVMKGPRNSGMVCLNGGTARLGEVGDELIVISYALVESIAARSIEPKKIFVDEKNRICNDRNNSGGGAK, from the coding sequence ATGCTACGGATAATTGTTAAATCGAAAATCCATCGATTAAAAATTACTGAAAAAAATCTTTATTATGAAGGCAGTTTAACAATCGACGAAGAACTTCTCCAAAAGGCCGATATTGCCGAAAATGAAATGGTCCAGGTGATCAACCTAAATACCGGTGCCCGCTTTGAAACTTATGTCATGAAAGGCCCACGTAATTCCGGTATGGTGTGTCTTAATGGTGGAACAGCGCGGCTGGGTGAAGTCGGTGACGAGCTAATTGTAATTTCTTATGCCCTAGTCGAAAGTATTGCCGCTCGAAGCATCGAACCGAAAAAAATCTTCGTGGACGAAAAAAATCGAATTTGTAATGACCGGAATAATTCTGGCGGCGGGGCAAAGTAA
- the rplQ gene encoding 50S ribosomal protein L17 — protein sequence MRHGRKVKKLGRTKSHREAMIKNMIRSLITYERIKTTVAKAKLVRPYMERLVRYALENTLAKKRLINRWVCDHGLVKKLCDEIAPRFTNHQGGYTRVLKLGYHRPGDSAEMALIEFAVRAPKKEEAKAKSQKTEKKK from the coding sequence ATGCGCCACGGAAGAAAAGTAAAAAAACTGGGTCGGACCAAGTCGCATCGTGAAGCAATGATTAAGAATATGATCCGCTCGTTAATTACCTATGAGCGAATTAAAACCACTGTAGCTAAGGCCAAGCTCGTCCGACCTTATATGGAACGTTTAGTGCGCTATGCCCTAGAAAACACCCTGGCCAAGAAACGATTAATCAATCGTTGGGTCTGTGATCACGGGTTAGTAAAAAAGTTATGCGACGAAATTGCCCCGAGGTTTACCAATCATCAAGGCGGATATACCCGGGTATTAAAACTGGGATATCATCGGCCTGGTGATAGCGCCGAAATGGCTTTGATTGAATTTGCGGTTCGGGCTCCGAAAAAAGAAGAAGCCAAGGCGAAGTCGCAGAAAACTGAAAAGAAAAAGTAG
- a CDS encoding DNA-directed RNA polymerase subunit alpha, translating to MKLTPIILPEGAVVNRETLTDTYGCFTIAPLERGWGHTIGNALRRALLSSIQGAAITQVRIDNVLHEFSTIPGVLEDVPQIILNIKKIRLRLDSETPKFCYLHAKGVNEYKARHLTVPPEITIANPDQLILTITEENTSVNIEMKVENGRGYLSAERQEKKTSAPIGTIFLDAFFSPVKKVAFAVENTRVGDRADYEKIILEIWTDGTALPEECLIQSATIIKNHMLALIPTEKEPEFQPVEKYDRERERLRELLMMKIDDLELSNRALNCLKDGVLKTSGEKIKIETVADLVRHTEKEMLEIENFGRKTLEEVREVLERHGLHFGMDVDKILKP from the coding sequence ATGAAACTAACACCAATAATCTTGCCCGAAGGTGCGGTGGTAAACCGGGAAACCTTAACCGACACTTATGGCTGCTTTACCATCGCCCCGCTGGAACGAGGTTGGGGCCATACCATAGGCAATGCCCTAAGGCGGGCCTTACTATCATCAATTCAAGGAGCAGCCATTACTCAGGTCCGGATTGATAATGTGCTTCACGAGTTCTCAACTATTCCGGGAGTGCTTGAAGATGTGCCGCAAATTATTCTAAACATTAAGAAAATCCGCCTCCGCTTAGATTCCGAAACACCGAAATTCTGTTATCTGCACGCCAAAGGCGTTAATGAATATAAAGCCCGACATTTAACTGTGCCACCGGAAATTACCATCGCTAATCCGGATCAGTTGATTCTGACAATCACTGAAGAAAATACCAGTGTCAACATTGAAATGAAAGTAGAAAACGGCCGTGGTTATCTATCCGCAGAACGGCAAGAAAAAAAGACGTCGGCACCAATTGGCACAATTTTTTTAGATGCCTTCTTCTCGCCGGTAAAGAAAGTAGCATTTGCCGTAGAAAATACCCGAGTTGGGGACCGCGCAGACTACGAAAAGATTATTTTAGAAATCTGGACCGATGGCACCGCTCTTCCTGAAGAATGTTTAATTCAAAGTGCCACGATCATTAAGAATCATATGTTGGCTTTAATTCCTACCGAGAAAGAGCCGGAATTTCAACCAGTAGAAAAGTACGACCGAGAACGCGAGCGATTACGTGAGCTTTTAATGATGAAGATCGACGATTTAGAATTATCTAATCGGGCGTTAAACTGCCTAAAGGACGGGGTATTAAAAACCAGCGGTGAGAAAATAAAGATCGAAACGGTAGCGGATCTGGTGCGGCATACTGAAAAAGAGATGCTTGAAATTGAAAACTTTGGACGCAAAACCTTAGAGGAAGTGCGCGAAGTTTTAGAACGCCACGGATTACATTTTGGTATGGATGTTGATAAAATCTTAAAACCATAA
- the rpsD gene encoding 30S ribosomal protein S4 has translation MARYIGPKCKKCRRFGEKLFLKGAKCFTDKCVFNKRRAKVSAQGRKISQYGIQLQEKQKLKAIYGLLEQQFRLTFERAQKKKNPGEQLLIELERRLDNVIFRLGFAHSRTHARQIVRHRHILVNGRPVDIPSYPVKPNDEISVREGKIREVIKAVLAERATTVPDWLSLDSNTLTARVLRLPTKEDITDIAVNTQLIVELYSK, from the coding sequence ATGGCACGATATATTGGACCAAAATGTAAAAAATGCCGTAGATTCGGCGAAAAGCTTTTTCTCAAAGGTGCTAAGTGTTTTACCGACAAGTGCGTGTTTAATAAGCGTCGAGCTAAAGTCTCAGCCCAGGGACGCAAAATCTCGCAATATGGTATCCAACTTCAAGAAAAGCAGAAGCTTAAAGCAATCTATGGTCTATTAGAACAGCAATTCCGACTAACTTTTGAACGCGCCCAGAAAAAGAAGAACCCCGGCGAACAACTGCTTATTGAATTAGAACGCCGCTTAGATAATGTCATCTTTCGCTTAGGCTTTGCCCATTCTCGTACCCATGCCCGACAAATTGTCCGGCATCGGCATATTCTCGTAAACGGTCGCCCGGTTGATATCCCCTCCTATCCAGTAAAACCGAACGACGAGATCTCAGTCCGGGAAGGCAAAATTCGCGAGGTAATTAAAGCCGTCCTGGCTGAGCGTGCCACCACAGTCCCGGATTGGCTCTCGTTAGATTCCAACACCCTAACCGCCCGGGTGCTGCGTCTACCAACTAAAGAAGATATCACCGATATTGCAGTTAATACCCAATTAATTGTTGAGTTGTATTCAAAATAG
- the rpsK gene encoding 30S ribosomal protein S11 encodes MPKKTSKKKAPPVAIAHIQSTFNNTIVTITDQKGNVLCWSSAGRVGFKGAKKGTPYAAQQCSEAAGREAVALGVEKVDVYVKGPGPGREPAIRALQNAGLKINSIKDVTPIPHNGCRPPKPRRV; translated from the coding sequence ATGCCGAAAAAAACCAGTAAGAAAAAGGCGCCCCCAGTTGCGATCGCGCATATTCAGTCAACTTTTAATAATACAATTGTGACCATTACCGACCAAAAAGGTAATGTGTTGTGTTGGTCTTCAGCCGGCCGAGTTGGCTTTAAGGGTGCCAAAAAAGGCACCCCCTATGCGGCTCAGCAATGTTCGGAAGCCGCCGGTCGGGAAGCCGTAGCGTTAGGTGTGGAAAAAGTTGATGTGTATGTAAAAGGACCTGGCCCGGGACGAGAACCAGCAATTCGGGCACTCCAGAATGCTGGTCTTAAAATTAACTCCATCAAAGATGTCACGCCGATACCACATAATGGTTGTCGGCCACCGAAACCGCGGCGGGTCTAA
- the rpsM gene encoding 30S ribosomal protein S13, protein MARLLGVDLEDNKQILYALPKIYGIGPSNAKKILDTVGVPYNKKVKDLTDEEFTKIRKEIEANYKIEGALRAEVQANIKRYIDIGCYRGERHRRGLPVRGQRTRTNARTRKGPRKTSGVIKVKAQAKPK, encoded by the coding sequence TAAACAGATCCTATACGCCTTACCGAAAATCTACGGTATTGGACCAAGCAACGCCAAAAAGATCCTGGATACGGTCGGGGTACCGTATAATAAAAAGGTCAAAGACTTAACCGACGAAGAGTTTACTAAAATTCGTAAAGAGATCGAAGCCAACTACAAGATCGAAGGTGCCCTGCGCGCCGAAGTCCAAGCGAATATTAAGCGCTATATCGATATTGGTTGTTATCGAGGAGAACGGCATCGGCGCGGTCTGCCGGTGCGTGGTCAGCGTACTCGAACTAATGCTCGCACGCGCAAAGGACCTCGTAAAACTTCGGGCGTCATAAAAGTTAAAGCCCAAGCTAAACCTAAATAA